AGAGATACTACAACTAGAGAGCAACAGACAGACCTGTTCTTTTTGAGCCCCTTGCCAGCCTTAATAACAAGAGGCACACCGTCCCACCGTGCATTATCAATGTGTAAAACAGCACCAAAATATGTGGGCATTAGGTTGTCCGTATCCTTGAAGTTACTTCCAGAATCAGCTTTGCAATGCCCAAGAATTACATCATATAATTCCAATTTCCGAATTGATTTCAAAACCTTAACCTGCGGAGTAATAGCTTATCACCAATTTCAAGAAGAATTATTGAATTTTCTGTAACATATAGGGAATAGAGGTTATATACCTTCTCATAACGAACATCTTCACCGTCAAGGGTAACAGGTTGCTCCATAGCAAGCAAAGCCACTGTCTGGAAGATGTGACTGTGTACAACATCTCCTAAAATCCCATAGCCATTAGGATATCTATTAAGTGAAGGGGGGGAAAAAGAAGAGGGTGAGGATTAGGACCACATACTTGTAACCTACATAAGTTTACTGAAACCTTGGCTACCTTTCTGAGGTCAGCATGCCTAACTCTTCAGAAAAAGTGACCTGAAGATATATGCTCAATGATAAACTGAGACTTCTTGCATTATTCCCAAGGTGAATAGAGAGTCAGTTATCCTAAGTAGATTACCTGTATGTTGTGTATGTAACTTCGATTCCATAATGGCATAAATACTAGATTAGAGAACCTTAGAACCGCAAGATTTTCGATTGTGTTCCTTCCCAAAAGATGATCTATCCTGGATGATAGGCAGGTAAAACACTGATCAGTAAATAATTCAGAATACAAAGTCTTTTCTCTCACGCATGTCACAAAATGCATTTCGGACCTGTATAATTGCTTTTCCTCAAAGTTTGAAAGAAGCGAGGTAGTCAACTGATGAGAAGAAAACGAACCCAAACCAAAGGGCTTTTCAATTATTACACGATTCCAACCCCTTTGGGTTTGGACTTTTTCAGCAAGGGAGGATGCTACATCGATAAGTGCATCTTGAGGCACAGAAAGGTAAAATATTCTGTCTGCTCCAAACTTTCCCTAAGGTACACGAGCTGTTAAAGATGGGAGTAGCAATAACATAGAATTGGACACAACTAGCACTGAAACTTACAAAAAGTAAACCTTTTAAGCCGTAGGTCAACAATCCTCAGTGGTACTTACCTCAACTTCTTCCATGAGAGTATTGAGCTTTGACATTCCTTCTCGGTTCTCATACCCTCCATTAAGATAGAATGTCCTTTTGAGAAATGCATCCATTTTTTCTTCACAGTTTTCTCTGCATAAAGTAACCTTATAAAGTTAAAATACATCATCTTAAGTCaatgattttatttaacatatgaaaTAGAGACAAGCTTCTGTTTGATAATTTTTATGTTAATAAATCAAATACAACAGACATGCCAATTTTCATGatacgaaccatttctttctctAATCACTCATAACTCTTTCACCAGCCTTCCAGATGCTCTCGCAAACATATCTTATATTTTGAAGTGCAAAAGTCTGAATTGTTTTAGTCAAAAACTCAAAATCTAGAAGAGAATCTCTCAAGCTACAGGAAATCCGTCAGTTACAAAAtctctctctcgctctctctctctctctctctgtatgCACATATTCCTAAAGTTTTGTATGATATAAACAGATAGATAGACAAGGTAAAAATCTTACACAAAGATACATGTTTATATATGCATTCCGAAGTTGAGGAACATACTGGTGATCAATGCGGCAACTTAAAGTTGGTGCTATTATGGCTCTTAGGTCTTCTTCCGTCAAATTTTTCCGTGAGTACCCAAATATACCAAAGTTCTGCAGCCATCAGAGAGCCAGTAAGCCTAGAAGGTTAACCTTATTAGTATACAACTTTCCAGTATTATGCATCCTATCATTACAAAACGCAAGCAGATGAAACTAACAAGATACTTCAAATATTCTAATTCAATTTTTTAGCTTGAACCTTTTATTCAACTACCTTGTTAATATTTTTATCGAAAAAGTTTCAAATTTCGAGCCCCTCAATTGTTCTTGCGTGAATCTACTGCAAATGCTTCTAACAGAATGAGGAATTACCAACTATTATTCAACTTAAAGTACCAAATTCATTTTGTTTCACAACGTCATGATGTGGTAAGTTCTTCTTCATTTGTGGAAGCTCTCTCCTTGGCAAGCCTCAGAATCCATCTCATAGTTCATACTCTAAAATTGCACTTGGTGTGGCACATGAGTCCACTCTTCTGGCATGAAGCTTGCTAAAGTCCTAAAAGTTGCAACTGGCCTCCAAATTACGAGCGCAGGTAACAAGTGTTATCATCACTAGCCCAAAAGCTTAAACGCACAAGCGGTAGAAATCTAAAGCCTCATAGGTCTAAAAAGCAAGGCATCACCCCTCCCCCTCAAAAAGTTGTTCTAGATGTTAATCAAGATACTATGTTTGATCTCAATAAGAAAATTATACAAGCTGAGCTCAAGCTATGAAAGATAATATCAAATAGTTACTTTCTGAAATTTATAATCTGATACCGCCAATTAATGTGACTTGCGAGGTACAACAATTAATAGGATATAATTGAATTATCGTTCTAACTATTACAGACAATTAAATTTTTCATTAATAAGAAACATATAATAAAATGTTAAGATGAAATTGTGTTCCACCCGGATCGGACATGACTATTATGGATACCGAACAAAATAAAAATTTCAACAGATGAGTTAAGTCAAAAAGGAGTACAGTGGTAGTTAATCAATGTACCTACCTCTGGAAGTTGACCACTGTAATACAAAGCAAATAATGCTGGAAAGATTTTCGTTCTGGCTAGTACACCAGTGGCCCCAATAACAGCAATGCTAAGAGAGGCTGAATCATCAGTTTGTGCATCAGTAATGGATGATTGATTCTCAAACAAAAGCGAAGCCTCCATCCTGGAAGTGTTAACTTTAACATCTTCATCAAGTGAAGTAGTACTTCCAATTCCTTCCACGTTAAAAGATGTGGACCTTATGGAAGATTGCGGTCGGTTGACATCAGGAGGTTGAACATATGCCACATAATTCATTTGTGTTCTGGATTTCTTTATCATCTGCCTCTTTGAAAAGAATATATATCAGTCTCCAGACAAATATTCATCATCGCAATGGCATTGGCAAGAAAAGATGTATGCAATGAATACCCAACTAAACCATGCTATTATAGAATGCTGGAACAGTGAACTAAAGCAAAAAACATGATTCACCAGCTTCTGATTCAAAGATGAAAGAGTTACAAAGAAGTATCAGTCAAAATTCATGAAGTTAACCAGTTCACCCGACTAAACATATTTATGGAATTCAGAGCTGCAGAAAGAAGAGATACTTCAATTTGGCGCTATAGCATGTAGGACATGCATGCTAATACCGCTTCAACAAATGTGGGAAACGGATTTATATGTCTTTCTACTTCTTGACCATTATCTTTTCAGGTGAACATGATGGGAGCAGTAGAACATGGTTAACATAACTAATTTACATAATCATTTGGAAACACAATTAGATGCAGATTTTAGCATATCCAGCTATTGGCCTTATGCTTGCAACTTGATAATTGCTTCTTAAATTAGTACAAAATGTATATATAAAATTTTCACTTTGATGAAGAGAGCCAGAGACAAGTAGCATAGATCATAGGTTCAGGTATATCATATTCAAGATACAATTAAATGTCTTCCCTCCCATATTTAAGCACAAAAATAGTTCATTTTATCAGTACATACACAAAAAAATTTGCATAATCACACACCAGTACTTAAATCCGATTCTAGAATAAATGGTTAGTCACTTATTCTCTGTTGTTCCAGTTTTATCGGACTGAATCACTGATTATATCAGTGAAATTGTAAACATTATTCAGTCCATGAACACCGATTTTCTTCATAAATTAATTTTACAACTGAATTTCAAACATAAACTGAAAAATCACAGAAAGAGGATAGAGAGACCACTGTATAAGAAACTAAATTCAAAACTTACCGGAAAAGTAGGGACAACTGTCGGTAATACAGAGAGTTTACGATGAATTGACCGGGAGATGGAGGTCTCCGATGAAGACGTTGATAGTGATAGTGATGAAAGCGACGCCATTACGTATTTCTGTTGTATCTTGTAGTTTATATACTGTCGTCGTTGTTTACTATGAAGAACGCTGACTAAACCTCTCATGTCTGGGTCTTGACTTtcaagaaattgcacggtttacCCTTCAAGTGGGCTGGTTTTTAAATTTTTCGGGCAATTTGCAGGAATGTCCTTATTTTGGGtggtctttcatttttggcaTTCGCTAGAACTCCTTAGTTTCGGGTTTAAATCTCCGCTCAGTTaaaattttttagaaaaaatcgcaagatagagtttggattcgcaaggtacaggcagagttttgcctaaGCGAATCCAAGTTCTACCTTGcgaaatattttaaatttttaactgagcgggggttcgaatccTGACCTAGGAATTTTAGGCTAagagaaaaattaaagaccagtgcatttgaagagcactccgcacaaaaaaaaatgaaattgcacgtttgtccttcaaatgggctggtctttaaatATTTCCCTTCAAATGGATTGTTATTTAATTATTGTCCTTCAAACTTGTGCCTAGCGGGCAGGTACGGAGCTAGATAGGGTTGAGGGGTTCATCTGAATCCTCTCTCCACTTTCTCCCAACGGTAAGCTTGCaaccccccccaccccaccccctcctTCCCtggcagcccccccccccccccccctctctctctctctctcttaggTACGCTACCCTTTCCCCTTCCTTCGCCGGCGGTGTATAGGGCATTTTTCCGGCCAGATCTTCCTCTTTCCTCTCCTTCTCTCTtctattctcttttcttttctttgtttttttgccTCTTGTCTTCTCGTTTCTGCACCTGGAAACCCCCCTCCAGTAGGTTTCCGGCCAAGTCAGCAGGTTTCGGCGGTGAACAGTAACTCCGGCAGTGAACAATAACTCCGGCGGCAAACaagtttttttatatttttaattttttcacctggagttggtacctctggTGGCTCATATCAATTCTTGTGTCTTTTAACCTTGTTAAATCTTGCCTGCTACACATTCTTGACTCTTGACGTTACATTCTTCCCTTTATTCCTTTAGCTTAATAGTGTTATCTTTCTTCTCGTAGTAGCCTGACTTGCATATAGTCTCTTGCTAACTGTGTTTTAGTATTGATTCTTGTTTGTTTTAGATAAATCTTTAATTTGCTTTTATTTGCCTTAGTGGCTTTAGTTAGCGacggtagactagggtcatgtacTCGGTCGAGGACGGGGGCTAGGGTTAAAGGGGGTAAGTGGGGCCAGGgcgcgtctaggttgagagtaagGTCCTGGAATATTGGGACTTtgacggggaagtccatagagttatttaagattcttaagaagaagaggattaatatagcttgcgtccaagagaccaaatgggtaggatcTAAATCTAAGGATGTGGACGggtataagttatggttctcgggtaagtcaatgtataggaatggggtaggcattttagtagatagtgagctaaGGGACCAGGTCGTAGAAGTTAGGAGGGTCAATGATCGAATGATGGTGGTTAAGTTAGTTATGGAAGGGTttaccttgaacattattagtgcttacgtgCCACAAGCAGGCTTggacgaggaggagaagaggcttttttgggaggatttggacgaagtggtgggaggtataccgcctactgagaagttattcataggaggagatttcaatggacacatcggctCAACCTCGGGGGGTTATGATAATGAGCATGGAGGTTTCGGCTTCGGagtcaggaatggaggaggagtctcacttctgGATTTCGCTAAAGCTTTTGGATTGGTAGTAGCCAACTCGAGTTTCCTAAAGAGGGAGCATCACTTGGTAATCTTTCTTAGTTCGACGGCTGCAACACAGATAGACTTTTTGCTCTTTAAAAAAGaggataaaggtctttgtaaaggctgcaaggtcattccgagtgagaaccttacgacccagcataagcttttggtgatggatttagagattatgagaaagaagaagaagagggtcgtggattaCCGGTtgaggatcagatgggggagtttgactaTGTCGAGTGCCCAGGAGATGGGAGGAAGTTGATAGCTATGGGGGCTTGGGAGATTAAGGGGGATGCGAGTAGTATGTGGGACAGGACGGCGAGctgcattagggaagcagctagagaTGTTCTGGGAGTCTCGAGAGGTCGTCGTGGTGGGCgacgaggggactggtggtggaatggagaagtccagaGGAAGGTGGAAGCGAAGAAGGTGGCGTACGCGAAGTTGGTAGACAGCAAAGATGATGAAGAAAAGCGAACGAATAGGGAAAGGTATGAGATTTCGAGAAAGGAAGCGAAGTTGGTAGTTTCGGCGGCAAAAAAGGCAGCTTTCGAACGTCTATATGCAGAATTAGAGGATAAAGACGAGGATAAAaagttgttcaggctagccaaggcgagggagagaaaggcacgggacctggatcaagtaaagtgtgtcaaggacgaggatggcaaagtattggtggaggaagctctcattagacggagatggcagtcatacttccataaactcttaaACGAGAAAGAAGATaaagacattgtgttgggagatttaaaGTACTATGAGAGGCGTCgctattgttatgtcccgtattttatacattgggacaatctggattaactatgataagttagggccaagaccattccgggacatgaagtcgggacttttgacatttgatTTCATTTTGggacataagttgtacatgaaattgttggcatgaaaAACTTAgaaaaagttgggaccaaaagtcacaaacttggaagttggaaatcATGCAAAACaaggccctttggccgtgtggctttgaattggtcccacacatgttgtggccaattttaaatggtccaacacatgtgtgggccatggacacttggagggttcactTAGGGGctcaaaagatgacttctaagtcatcttctcttaTTCTATACTTAGCCAAAAAaaacaagaagttgaagaacttcaacaacCAACTatcggccaagaacaagaaaaaccaagtccaatttgaGCCACtctaaaaatatttctttggtgcaaatccactaattggaggtccctaagtagcgtggaagtgttgttggagcgatcaagccatccatttagtagatcgcaaaccctaggcaaagtgtggagttgaagaagaaaggtaagaattaatcatgttttatgtgttataaaggttgtatgcatgttgtagtatgctaaaatggatgaaaatcatgagatagggtatgttagAAGTGAGTCGTGTGCAtagtgtgttagccgtgtgaggtgtgtgtatgttgtgtggtgttgaggtgatgaattgatcttaggTAGCATGTttaattgttgtagtgtgtaggatggctaagaatcactaatatatgcatgtgtggtgatagccgaatgtgggtcatactatatgccaaagaacgcattaatgtcgcttagtgttttagtgattgttgtgatgacttttatgttggaaacgagagtttaatgtcgcaagttgatatggtaagtgttgcggactgatttggagaattatgtgcaattaatgcaatttttattttttatgagaatagcattgttagaatgtggattattggtgcaaatcatgattcgaaagtcagAAGTGTGTATGGattgtgttctcgggtttgggactgttttcgggtaaattggagcaattgttggattgttgggaatattgtgtaaattgtttaaaatggccttgaatattgttgatatgggttcgggttggtaattgaatgtatgagcggtaatgtggcttgaatgtaagccgtcgaattgaatattatgaatgttgttgaatgttgtaaaagagagttattaatgttatattgcctttcggattggttattggggttgctaggttggttattgttgttgttgttgttgatttggccgagttaaattctcggggttggcctatttacaagggaaatgctgctcaaatttctgtagaattaagtgttagtttggaataaatcgcctaagtgcctatgtctaatgtctgatattcgttgacgtatttgtagaccttggggagcccgaggcataggttgggattagcttgagttgggctagcttggagtgcgtacgaggtatgtaaagctcaaaccttccttcttttggcatgtcttagttataaataggctatgtcacgagcctcgaggaaattctaaattcgcaatccgagcatgttatgatccttatatatattccttggcattcgtatgtttgctgtgatgaaatatgaacccttatgtcttcgaaataattgatttccaaatgttgcacaaaaagttttgttttaaagaattccgtaactatgaacgccgtatctttcacagaaaggctcggattgctccgatatcttcgtaggagtttgcatggcgtatgataagtatgttttccataggcgggaccggctcgggtcgatacccgtccgtgggtcccgcgactttcctttatgtaattcggaggacttttgaaagaatgtggtatgactattatctcgattttcaagtatggtcattttacttataattgagtccatgataatgattttatgcatatggttgctcatgactctgctcgtgcgttctgttatatctttcgccggttcccgggccggttctgttgtcgtgcgcactttgatatactccggtgttatgctgtgtttatggttcaccgagccactcgctagagggtcgggttccacttatatttggtgttatgctgtgtatggcgttatgctgtgttatgatatgtgacggggagacggagatttgaaaccttctggtgtgatgctgtgttatggcgccatcgacgggcgggcgaccatattcttctgtaccctatgcatgacttatattttgaaattaaacattttgatattttgggcttgtacttattttttgtacttctatttcgtttatgcctcagatttgttttctgtatctcctgctttacatactcagtacatatttcgtactgacccccctttcttcggggggctgcgtttcatgcccgcaggtacggacgcacagtttggtgatccaccagtttaggacaccctcttttgctgtttggagtgctcctctcattccggagcctacattttggtatatatacttgttcgatgcatatgtatatatttgttcaggggtacggcggggccctgtcccgccatatgattcgtttggtctgtttagaggtctgtagacgtatatgtgggttgtgcctacttttgtataggtgtgtttgtatgatcccactcccatggcagcctcgtcggcgtgcatttgtatatgttttgggccgttgcgtcatttgatagccttgtcgtcttctgatatatatgtatatatatggttgtgtttgaaatgtgtctgagacagtttaatataatttgaggcagcgtgtaataattgtgcccgtatacgctatctgtatgtgattcggattggatgagtatgttcgggtgcccagttcgggaactagtcacggcctacggggttgggtcgtgacagctatttTGGGTATTGTAAGAGTATAAAggtggaggaggttaagggtgttgttcgcagGATGCACAGGGGAAGAGCTACCGggcctgacgagatccctggagagttttggaagagtgtgggcagggcaggtttggagtagttgactggattgtttaatgttacttttaagacggcgaagatgcctgaggaatggaggtggagtatgatggttcctttgtataagaacaagggtgatattcaaagttgcaacaactatagagggatcaagctgctaggccacactatgaaagtatgggaaagggtggtggagatgagggtgagatgtccatttcagagaaccaattcggattcatgtcgggccgctcgactacagaagtcatccatcttgtgaggagattggtggagcagtatagggagaggaagaaggacttgcacatggtttttatcgacctagaaaaggcttacgacaaagtgccaagagaggttttatggaaatgcttggaggccagaggtgtacctgtagcgtacattagggcgatcaagaaCATGTATGAaggagccaagaccagggtaaggacagtaagaggagactcggagcacttcccagtggagatagggttgcaccagggatcagctcttaacccatttttatttgccttagtgatggattgtttgacgcgacaaattcaaggtgaggtgtcatggtgtatgttatttgcggatgacatagtcttgattgatGAGCTACGCAGCGAagtgaacgctaagctggaggtttggagacaaactctggagtctaaagggttcaagttgagtaggaccagaACAGAGTACATGGAGTGTAAGTTAAGTGACGTGACACATGAGCCTGGCGTGAAAGTGAGGCTTAGCACCCAGGCCATcccaaagaaaggaagtttcaaatatcttgggtctattatacaagaaaatggggatattgacgatgatgtctcacatcgtattggtgcagggtggatgaaatggaggcttgcttcaggagtgctgtgtgataagaaggtgccaccaaaacttaaaggcaggttctacaaagtggttgtgagaccgactttgttgtacgggCCAGAATGCTGGGCAGTCAAAAGTtctcacgtccaaaagatgaaagttgcggaaatgagaatgttgcgatggatgtgtgggcacaccagacgagataggattaggaatgaagatattcaggataaggttggagtagcatcagtggaggacaagatgggggaagcgaggctgagatggtttgggtcACGTCTAAAaaatgaaagttgcggaaatgagaatgttgcgatagATATGTGGGCACACCAGACGATATAGGATCATTGGATGAAAatatccgggataaggttggagtagcatcagtggaggacaagatgagggaagcgaggctaagatggtttgggcatgtgaggaggagaggcacagatgccccagtgcggaggtgtgagaggttagctatggatggtttcagaagaggtagggttAGGCCGaaaaaatattggggagaggtgctgagacaggacatggcgcagtttcagcttaccgaggacatgaccttagata
The sequence above is a segment of the Lycium barbarum isolate Lr01 chromosome 6, ASM1917538v2, whole genome shotgun sequence genome. Coding sequences within it:
- the LOC132598488 gene encoding inactive glucose-6-phosphate 1-dehydrogenase 4, chloroplastic isoform X1 — protein: MRGLVSVLHSKQRRQYINYKIQQKYVMASLSSLSLSTSSSETSISRSIHRKLSVLPTVVPTFPRQMIKKSRTQMNYVAYVQPPDVNRPQSSIRSTSFNVEGIGSTTSLDEDVKVNTSRMEASLLFENQSSITDAQTDDSASLSIAVIGATGVLARTKIFPALFALYYSGQLPENFGIFGYSRKNLTEEDLRAIIAPTLSCRIDHQENCEEKMDAFLKRTFYLNGGYENREGMSKLNTLMEEVEGKFGADRIFYLSVPQDALIDVASSLAEKVQTQRGWNRVIIEKPFGLGSFSSHQLTTSLLSNFEEKQLYRIDHLLGRNTIENLAVLRFSNLVFMPLWNRSYIHNIQVTFSEELGMLTSERYPNGYGILGDVVHSHIFQTVALLAMEQPVTLDGEDVRYEKVKVLKSIRKLELYDVILGHCKADSGSNFKDTDNLMPTYFGAVLHIDNARWDGVPLVIKAGKGLKKNRVEIRIQFRRVPGNIYHKDGGHMQSLATNELILRDVPDEAILIRINNKIPGLGMNLEASELNLLYKDKYNIDVTDSYEQLLHDVIDGDNHLFMRSDEVEAAWNVLSPVLSALDNNNVTLEKYDFGSKGPDKAGNLWAKHGVQWLDD
- the LOC132598488 gene encoding inactive glucose-6-phosphate 1-dehydrogenase 4, chloroplastic isoform X3; this translates as MIKKSRTQMNYVAYVQPPDVNRPQSSIRSTSFNVEGIGSTTSLDEDVKVNTSRMEASLLFENQSSITDAQTDDSASLSIAVIGATGVLARTKIFPALFALYYSGQLPENFGIFGYSRKNLTEEDLRAIIAPTLSCRIDHQENCEEKMDAFLKRTFYLNGGYENREGMSKLNTLMEEVEGKFGADRIFYLSVPQDALIDVASSLAEKVQTQRGWNRVIIEKPFGLGSFSSHQLTTSLLSNFEEKQLYRIDHLLGRNTIENLAVLRFSNLVFMPLWNRSYIHNIQVTFSEELGMLTSERYPNGYGILGDVVHSHIFQTVALLAMEQPVTLDGEDVRYEKVKVLKSIRKLELYDVILGHCKADSGSNFKDTDNLMPTYFGAVLHIDNARWDGVPLVIKAGKGLKKNRVEIRIQFRRVPGNIYHKDGGHMQSLATNELILRDVPDEAILIRINNKIPGLGMNLEASELNLLYKDKYNIDVTDSYEQLLHDVIDGDNHLFMRSDEVEAAWNVLSPVLSALDNNNVTLEKYDFGSKGPDKAGNLWAKHGVQWLDD
- the LOC132598488 gene encoding inactive glucose-6-phosphate 1-dehydrogenase 4, chloroplastic isoform X2 — its product is MRGLVSVLHSKQRRQYINYKIQQKYVMASLSSLSLSTSSSETSISRSIHRKLSVLPTVVPTFPMIKKSRTQMNYVAYVQPPDVNRPQSSIRSTSFNVEGIGSTTSLDEDVKVNTSRMEASLLFENQSSITDAQTDDSASLSIAVIGATGVLARTKIFPALFALYYSGQLPENFGIFGYSRKNLTEEDLRAIIAPTLSCRIDHQENCEEKMDAFLKRTFYLNGGYENREGMSKLNTLMEEVEGKFGADRIFYLSVPQDALIDVASSLAEKVQTQRGWNRVIIEKPFGLGSFSSHQLTTSLLSNFEEKQLYRIDHLLGRNTIENLAVLRFSNLVFMPLWNRSYIHNIQVTFSEELGMLTSERYPNGYGILGDVVHSHIFQTVALLAMEQPVTLDGEDVRYEKVKVLKSIRKLELYDVILGHCKADSGSNFKDTDNLMPTYFGAVLHIDNARWDGVPLVIKAGKGLKKNRVEIRIQFRRVPGNIYHKDGGHMQSLATNELILRDVPDEAILIRINNKIPGLGMNLEASELNLLYKDKYNIDVTDSYEQLLHDVIDGDNHLFMRSDEVEAAWNVLSPVLSALDNNNVTLEKYDFGSKGPDKAGNLWAKHGVQWLDD